One Primulina huaijiensis isolate GDHJ02 chromosome 8, ASM1229523v2, whole genome shotgun sequence genomic region harbors:
- the LOC140982838 gene encoding probable apyrase 7 isoform X2 produces the protein MVFNKFADFFSYAATHFSASRASTVSYKSPGLPPIPGSPHGNTLSSSETKTNMRLSSSLQDFSAYRRVDLEGGDINPGEAKSSGHTLHPYFLNRENGGLSFSKQKAAPGVTFGRKKWVRVIWISLCLLLFGCLAYSVHFFYSNWSRGTSKFYVVLDSGSTGTRVYVYEASVNPKKLNNPPILLKSLPEGFQRTQKGRAYNRMETEPGFDKLVHNISGLREAINPLIKWAEKQVPAESHKTTSLFLYATAGVRRLPNSDSEWILNNAWSILKSSPFSCKKEWVKIITGMEEAYYGWIALNYHTGVLGSIPKKETYGALDLGGSSLQVTFEGKKHDHDANLKLSIGPVKHHLSAYSLAGYGLNDAFDKSVAHLLKKHPQITNADLVSGKIEIKHPCLQSGYKEQYSCSRCLSFRPEDGSPSIGGKKSGKGGKAGVIIKLIGAPKWDECTALAKVAVNLSEWSDHSSGMDCELQPCALEENLPRPIGQFYALSGFYVVYRFFNLKTDASLDDVLEKGHEFCEKSWNVAKNSVIPQPFIEQYCFRAPYVVLLLREGLHITDSHVIVDSGSITWTLGVALFEAGKAFSYGGKFLGYGLLRGKMNPYIFSAILIASLLVLLCAFSCVGNWWMPKFFRKSYLPLFRHNSATTASVLNLPAPFRFQRWSPINTGYEGKQHEYTYQPYFKCIFFVD, from the exons ATGGTATTCAATAAATTTGCAGATTTTTTTTCATATGCAGCAACTCATTTCTCGGCCTCAAGGGCTTCTACTGTTTCATATAAATCACCTGGATTGCCACCTATTCCTGGTTCCCCTCATGGCAATACTTTATCCAGTTCAGAGACAAAAACTAATATGAGACTCTCATCTTCCCTTCAAGATTTTTCTGCTTATAGACGAGTTGATCTAGAAGGTGGCGATATTAACCCTGGAGAAGCAAAAAGTTCAGGCCACACATTACATCCATATTTCTTGAACAGAGAAAATGGTGGATTGAGTTTCTCGAAACAGAAGGCAGCACCAGGAGTCACATTTGGTCGAAAAAAGTGGGTGCGAGTTATCTGGATTTCCTTGTGTTTATTGTTGTTTGGCTGTCTTGCTTATTCTGTTCACTTTTTTTACTCAAACTGGTCTAGAGGGACATCCAAGTTTTATGTTGTGCTGGACTCTGGTAGCACTGGAACACGTGTTTATGTATACGAGGCATCTGTTAATCCCAAAAAACTTAACAATCCtcctattttattaaaatcattgCCCGAAGGTTTCCAAAGGACACAAAAAGGGCGAGCTTACAACAGAATGGAAACTGAACCTGGATTtgacaaactggtgcataataTCTCTGGGCTGAGAGAAGCAATAAATCCTCTTATCAAATGGGCTGAGAAACAAGTTCCTGCTGAATCACATAAGACCACTTCTCTTTTCCTCTATGCCACTGCCGGAGTTCGCAGGCTGCCAAATTCAGACTCTGAATGGATTCTTAATAATGCTTGGTCGATTCTCAAGAGTTCTCCCTTTTCGTGCAAAAAGGAGTGGGTTAAAATTATCACTGGCATGGAGGAAGCTTATTATGGGTGGATAGCGTTAAATTATCACACGGGTGTCCTAGGATCCATTCCTAAGAAGGAAACATATGGTGCGCTTGACTTGGGTGGCTCATCCTTGCAGGTAacttttgaaggaaagaaacaCGACCATGATGCAAACTTAAAATTGAGCATTGGCCCTGTTAAACATCATTTAAGTGCCTATTCTCTCGCTGGGTATGGGCTTAACGATGCATTTGACAAATCTGTTGCTCATCTTCTCAAGAAGCATCCTCAGATTACCAATGCTGATTTGGTTAGTGGAAAGATTGAAATTAAGCATCCTTGTTTGCAGTCTGGTTATAAAGAGCAGTACTCCTGTTCAAGATGTTTATCGTTTCGCCCAGAAGATGGAAGTCCTTCTATTGGAGGTAAAAAATCAGGTAAAGGAGGAAAGGCCGGGGTTATCATTAAGCTTATCGGAGCTCCAAAATGGGACGAGTGTACTGCACTGGCTAAAGTTGCTGTCAATTTGTCTGAATGGTCGGATCATAGTTCTGGAATGGATTGTGAGCTGCAGCCTTGTGCACTTGAGGAAAATCTGCCTCGCCCTATTGGTCAGTTTTATGCTCTGTCTGGCTTCTATGTGGTGTACCGATTTTTCAACTTGAAGACGGATGCCTCTTTAGATGATGTATTAGAGAAGGGCCATGAATTTTGTGAAAAATCATGGAATGTTGCGAAAAACAGCGTCATTCCTCAGCCTTTTATTGAACAATATTGTTTCAGGGCACCTTATGTCGTGCTCCTCTTGAGAGAAGGATTGCATATTACTGACAGCCATGTAATCGTTGATTCTGGAAGTATTACTTGGACACTTGGGGTTGCTTTATTTGAAGCTGGAAAAGCATTTTCATATGGGGGAAAATTTCTTGGCTATGGATTATTGCGGGGGAAGATGAATCCATATATTTTTTCTGCTATTTTGATTGCTTCATTACTTGTCCTACTTTGTGCATTTTCCTGTGTTGGCAATTGGTGGATGCCAAAGTTTTTCCGGAAGTCATATCTCCCACTTTTCAGGCATAATAGCGCGACGACCGCATCAGTTCTTAATCTTCCAGCTCCTTTCCGGTTTCAGCGCTGGAGTCCTATCAATACAG gTTATGAAGGAAAACAACACGAATATACTTACCAACCATACTTCAAGTGCATATTCTTTGTTGATTAG
- the LOC140982838 gene encoding probable apyrase 7 isoform X1 produces MVFNKFADFFSYAATHFSASRASTVSYKSPGLPPIPGSPHGNTLSSSETKTNMRLSSSLQDFSAYRRVDLEGGDINPGEAKSSGHTLHPYFLNRENGGLSFSKQKAAPGVTFGRKKWVRVIWISLCLLLFGCLAYSVHFFYSNWSRGTSKFYVVLDSGSTGTRVYVYEASVNPKKLNNPPILLKSLPEGFQRTQKGRAYNRMETEPGFDKLVHNISGLREAINPLIKWAEKQVPAESHKTTSLFLYATAGVRRLPNSDSEWILNNAWSILKSSPFSCKKEWVKIITGMEEAYYGWIALNYHTGVLGSIPKKETYGALDLGGSSLQVTFEGKKHDHDANLKLSIGPVKHHLSAYSLAGYGLNDAFDKSVAHLLKKHPQITNADLVSGKIEIKHPCLQSGYKEQYSCSRCLSFRPEDGSPSIGGKKSGKGGKAGVIIKLIGAPKWDECTALAKVAVNLSEWSDHSSGMDCELQPCALEENLPRPIGQFYALSGFYVVYRFFNLKTDASLDDVLEKGHEFCEKSWNVAKNSVIPQPFIEQYCFRAPYVVLLLREGLHITDSHVIVDSGSITWTLGVALFEAGKAFSYGGKFLGYGLLRGKMNPYIFSAILIASLLVLLCAFSCVGNWWMPKFFRKSYLPLFRHNSATTASVLNLPAPFRFQRWSPINTGDGRIKMPLSPTVASSQQRPLNFGLGFSGGEGGGIQFTEPSLYSSSSSVGHSYSSGSLGQMQFDNTNLSSYRTPHGSQMRLQSRRSQSREDLNSSVADARMVKM; encoded by the exons ATGGTATTCAATAAATTTGCAGATTTTTTTTCATATGCAGCAACTCATTTCTCGGCCTCAAGGGCTTCTACTGTTTCATATAAATCACCTGGATTGCCACCTATTCCTGGTTCCCCTCATGGCAATACTTTATCCAGTTCAGAGACAAAAACTAATATGAGACTCTCATCTTCCCTTCAAGATTTTTCTGCTTATAGACGAGTTGATCTAGAAGGTGGCGATATTAACCCTGGAGAAGCAAAAAGTTCAGGCCACACATTACATCCATATTTCTTGAACAGAGAAAATGGTGGATTGAGTTTCTCGAAACAGAAGGCAGCACCAGGAGTCACATTTGGTCGAAAAAAGTGGGTGCGAGTTATCTGGATTTCCTTGTGTTTATTGTTGTTTGGCTGTCTTGCTTATTCTGTTCACTTTTTTTACTCAAACTGGTCTAGAGGGACATCCAAGTTTTATGTTGTGCTGGACTCTGGTAGCACTGGAACACGTGTTTATGTATACGAGGCATCTGTTAATCCCAAAAAACTTAACAATCCtcctattttattaaaatcattgCCCGAAGGTTTCCAAAGGACACAAAAAGGGCGAGCTTACAACAGAATGGAAACTGAACCTGGATTtgacaaactggtgcataataTCTCTGGGCTGAGAGAAGCAATAAATCCTCTTATCAAATGGGCTGAGAAACAAGTTCCTGCTGAATCACATAAGACCACTTCTCTTTTCCTCTATGCCACTGCCGGAGTTCGCAGGCTGCCAAATTCAGACTCTGAATGGATTCTTAATAATGCTTGGTCGATTCTCAAGAGTTCTCCCTTTTCGTGCAAAAAGGAGTGGGTTAAAATTATCACTGGCATGGAGGAAGCTTATTATGGGTGGATAGCGTTAAATTATCACACGGGTGTCCTAGGATCCATTCCTAAGAAGGAAACATATGGTGCGCTTGACTTGGGTGGCTCATCCTTGCAGGTAacttttgaaggaaagaaacaCGACCATGATGCAAACTTAAAATTGAGCATTGGCCCTGTTAAACATCATTTAAGTGCCTATTCTCTCGCTGGGTATGGGCTTAACGATGCATTTGACAAATCTGTTGCTCATCTTCTCAAGAAGCATCCTCAGATTACCAATGCTGATTTGGTTAGTGGAAAGATTGAAATTAAGCATCCTTGTTTGCAGTCTGGTTATAAAGAGCAGTACTCCTGTTCAAGATGTTTATCGTTTCGCCCAGAAGATGGAAGTCCTTCTATTGGAGGTAAAAAATCAGGTAAAGGAGGAAAGGCCGGGGTTATCATTAAGCTTATCGGAGCTCCAAAATGGGACGAGTGTACTGCACTGGCTAAAGTTGCTGTCAATTTGTCTGAATGGTCGGATCATAGTTCTGGAATGGATTGTGAGCTGCAGCCTTGTGCACTTGAGGAAAATCTGCCTCGCCCTATTGGTCAGTTTTATGCTCTGTCTGGCTTCTATGTGGTGTACCGATTTTTCAACTTGAAGACGGATGCCTCTTTAGATGATGTATTAGAGAAGGGCCATGAATTTTGTGAAAAATCATGGAATGTTGCGAAAAACAGCGTCATTCCTCAGCCTTTTATTGAACAATATTGTTTCAGGGCACCTTATGTCGTGCTCCTCTTGAGAGAAGGATTGCATATTACTGACAGCCATGTAATCGTTGATTCTGGAAGTATTACTTGGACACTTGGGGTTGCTTTATTTGAAGCTGGAAAAGCATTTTCATATGGGGGAAAATTTCTTGGCTATGGATTATTGCGGGGGAAGATGAATCCATATATTTTTTCTGCTATTTTGATTGCTTCATTACTTGTCCTACTTTGTGCATTTTCCTGTGTTGGCAATTGGTGGATGCCAAAGTTTTTCCGGAAGTCATATCTCCCACTTTTCAGGCATAATAGCGCGACGACCGCATCAGTTCTTAATCTTCCAGCTCCTTTCCGGTTTCAGCGCTGGAGTCCTATCAATACAG gGGATGGAAGGATTAAGATGCCATTGAGTCCAACAGTTGCCAGCTCTCAACAACGACCATTAAATTTTGGACTTGGTTTCAGTGGTGGTGAAGGTGGTGGCATCCAGTTTACTGAGCCATCACTATACTCTTCGTCCAGCAGTGTAGGGCATAGTTATTCATCCGGCAGTTTAGGACAGATGCAATTCGACAACACTAATCTTAGTTCATACCGGACTCCCCATGGTAGCCAAATGCGTCTCCAAAGTAGAAGATCCCAGTCTCGAGAAGATCTTAATTCTTCCGTCGCTGATGCTCGGATGGTCAAGATGTAA